ATTTCGTTGATTTTATGGCATTGGAAGGGATTCAGGGTTGCTGTTCCACTTTTAATTGGTTTAATAATCGGCGATATTGCTGTTTTCCTGATTAAGTACCTTGCGTTGAGGCCCTCTCCCCACTCAATTGTTTCAAGTGTCCGGCTACTTCCCGCAGGATTAAGATTACCTGGAGAACCGAGTTTTCCGAGTGGACATGCATGTCGTAGCTTTATCGGAGCAGTTATACTAGGAAGGAAATTTTCTCGTTGGAGATGCCCTTTGCTCGGTCTGGCAACAATGATTTCGATCAGTCGAATCTATGTAGGAGTGCACTGGCCAAGTGATGTTCTGGCTGGAGCGTTTATCGGCGTTTCTATTGGATTATGTGTTCTAAAGTCGGAATCGCGAATCGTGCAAGTGCTACAACGGATTAAACTAAAAACTTAGCCTTCAGTTGTGTCGGCTTCCCCTTGCTTTTGCATAGCCTCGTAAATAAAAGAGCTTAAGTCAATAATTTCGATTTTACCTCCAGCCTCCAAACTACACTTTCTCAAATGAATATAACACTGTGGGCATGAGGTAATTAGTTTCTCGGCACCTGTTTCCAAGGCTTCATGAATCTTATCAAGTCCCACTTGGATAGCAAGATCTGGAAATGCAGTTGTGAGAAGTCCCCCACAACAATTTGCATTTTCTCGATTCTTCTTCATCTCAACAAGTTTCACCCCAGGGACTGCTCTAATTAACTCTCGGGGTTGATCGTAAATTCCCTCACTTCTCCCAAGGTGACATGAATCATGGTAGGTTACCGTTGTTCTCATTTTCCCTGTAAAATTAAGCTTGCCAGCTTGATACAATTGGGATAGATACTCGACTAGGTGAAGAACCTGAAAATCTAATTTCCCAAAAATTTTCCGATAAGCATGTTTAAAAGTGATATAACATCCTGGACATGTGGTTATAATTTTTTTCACACCTCTTCGATGAAACTGCTTTACGTTTCTTCGAGCGAGTTTGTGTGCAAGTGGTTCGTTTCCATCCCAGAAAGCGAGCATACCACAACACCACTCATCCCCGTCAAAAATCATAAATCTTTCACCAGTTTGTTCAAGAACCCTATATGTCGCGCCTGCTATCTCGGTGCACCAGTAAGAGGGCATACACCCGACGAAGTAAAGGTTCCCAGTTGATTTGTAATCAACTTTGTTTACTCCTTCCAAATCTCTCCAAAAGCTTCGCTCTGTAAACGGTTTACCTAATGGGTTCTTCGTTACAACAATGTTTTCATCCGCATATTTGAATGGCTGGTATGGACCTATTTTTTCCTTCACAAGCTGTCTTCGTGCATCTTTGAGAATTTCTAAAACTGGCACGCCTGATGGGCATTCTTTTGTGCATCGGTCACAAGTGGAGCATTGGTAAATTTTTTCAATAAAATAATCGTCGGCTGGAATTTCGCCCTTTTTCCATCCATAAATAAGTTGTATTTTACCTCTCGGGGCAGTTGACTCCCAGCCATCGTTCACTAGCATTGGGCAAACGTAGCGGCATTGCCCACAATAAACGCATTTCAAAAGTGAATACTCATGTTTTTTGAGAAAAGCATCAGCCACTTCTATTATTCTCCTAATTTGAGTTTTCCCGGATTCATAATATGGTTGGGATCGATTACGCGCTTAATTTTCCTCATAAGTTCAAGACCAAGAGGAGTATTCTCTTTTTCCA
The sequence above is drawn from the Candidatus Bathyarchaeota archaeon genome and encodes:
- a CDS encoding phosphatase PAP2 family protein, which gives rise to MLPNLNELDLWLFNLINQSWANPPLDPVMIAVTYMGELFLWYSISLILWHWKGFRVAVPLLIGLIIGDIAVFLIKYLALRPSPHSIVSSVRLLPAGLRLPGEPSFPSGHACRSFIGAVILGRKFSRWRCPLLGLATMISISRIYVGVHWPSDVLAGAFIGVSIGLCVLKSESRIVQVLQRIKLKT
- a CDS encoding (Fe-S)-binding protein — translated: MADAFLKKHEYSLLKCVYCGQCRYVCPMLVNDGWESTAPRGKIQLIYGWKKGEIPADDYFIEKIYQCSTCDRCTKECPSGVPVLEILKDARRQLVKEKIGPYQPFKYADENIVVTKNPLGKPFTERSFWRDLEGVNKVDYKSTGNLYFVGCMPSYWCTEIAGATYRVLEQTGERFMIFDGDEWCCGMLAFWDGNEPLAHKLARRNVKQFHRRGVKKIITTCPGCYITFKHAYRKIFGKLDFQVLHLVEYLSQLYQAGKLNFTGKMRTTVTYHDSCHLGRSEGIYDQPRELIRAVPGVKLVEMKKNRENANCCGGLLTTAFPDLAIQVGLDKIHEALETGAEKLITSCPQCYIHLRKCSLEAGGKIEIIDLSSFIYEAMQKQGEADTTEG